The following are encoded in a window of Lichenicola cladoniae genomic DNA:
- a CDS encoding YqaE/Pmp3 family membrane protein, producing the protein MRLLIAFILPFLTFFTIGRPIAGIFCLILQVTLIGWLPATIWAVYALSQYKTDVKLRAFR; encoded by the coding sequence ATGCGTCTGCTGATCGCCTTCATCCTGCCGTTCCTGACCTTCTTCACGATCGGCCGGCCGATCGCCGGCATTTTCTGCCTGATCCTGCAGGTCACCCTGATCGGCTGGCTGCCGGCCACGATCTGGGCGGTCTACGCACTCAGCCAGTACAAGACCGACGTGAAACTGCGCGCGTTCCGCTAG
- a CDS encoding beta-glucosidase family protein: MHKKRSLFLACTAMSLLMSCRAIDVQTTDTHAAAGPADAEAPPWMDASLSPDRRARMLEQRLSTQQLLQLVYGYYAVPANYMLPANVVPQGAVGSAGFVPGIPELLVPALQESDAGTGVADPVNGENGQPIRGAAGYSTELPSGLATAATWNRETAFRGGAMIGEEAHREGFNVLLAGGVNLAREPRNGRNFEYGGEDPLLAGTMVGEQIRGIQSRHVVSTIKHYALNDQETGRNSASSNIDWTAARQSDLLAFELALDIGKPGSVMCSYNRVNSAYACGNDVLLNQILKGDWGYKGWVMSDWGAVHAVTDANGGLDQESGSFFDQPNGGPFFTTRLEQAIHDGTVKPSRLLDMAHRILRSEFANGLFDDRVTNIVPIDAAADAAVAQADEQEGIVLLKNAHSTLPLSKKIGSVAIIGSNAANGVLEGGGSSQVWPVGGPAAPVDASKSFPRPLIWNPSSPMAAMKREAPNATFSYDTGADPSAAAAVAAKAQVAIVFVNQRLGESIDAASLSLPADLQTKADQDALVRAVVRANPNTIVVVESGGPVLMPWLAQVMGVLEAWYPGSGGGAAIANVLFGDVNPSGHLPLTFPASECQLPRPVLDVGTPTNRNFPIDYTVEGAAVGYKWFQKKHLTPLFPFGYGLSYTTFSYGELHATSGNALTATFTVTNTGARAGYAVPQLYLGLQGRGEAPTRLVGFAKVMLQPHQSRSVSITADPRLLAEFDGTNDRWVVKAGHYPLYLGTSANDIVRTGTTTLSSQSLAP; encoded by the coding sequence ATGCACAAAAAACGCAGCCTGTTCCTGGCCTGCACGGCCATGAGCCTCCTCATGTCTTGCCGGGCAATCGATGTGCAGACCACCGATACCCACGCTGCGGCAGGCCCGGCCGACGCGGAGGCGCCGCCCTGGATGGATGCCTCGTTGTCGCCCGATCGACGCGCCCGCATGCTGGAACAGCGGCTTTCCACGCAGCAGTTGCTGCAGCTGGTGTACGGCTATTACGCAGTGCCGGCCAACTACATGCTTCCGGCCAATGTCGTTCCGCAGGGCGCGGTCGGATCGGCCGGCTTCGTGCCGGGCATTCCGGAACTCCTGGTGCCGGCGCTGCAGGAGAGCGATGCCGGGACCGGCGTCGCCGATCCGGTGAATGGCGAGAACGGCCAGCCGATCCGCGGTGCCGCCGGTTATTCGACCGAGCTCCCGTCGGGTCTCGCCACCGCCGCGACCTGGAATCGCGAGACCGCCTTTCGGGGCGGCGCGATGATCGGCGAGGAAGCGCATCGGGAAGGGTTCAATGTGCTGCTGGCAGGCGGCGTCAATCTCGCCCGGGAACCGCGCAACGGCCGTAATTTCGAATATGGCGGCGAGGACCCGCTGCTGGCCGGCACCATGGTCGGCGAGCAGATACGCGGCATCCAGTCGCGCCACGTCGTGTCGACGATCAAGCATTATGCCCTGAACGACCAGGAGACCGGCCGCAACTCGGCCTCCTCGAATATCGACTGGACCGCGGCGCGACAGAGCGACCTGCTGGCGTTCGAGCTGGCGCTCGACATCGGCAAGCCGGGGTCGGTGATGTGCTCCTACAACCGCGTCAACAGTGCCTATGCGTGCGGCAACGATGTCCTGCTGAACCAGATCCTGAAGGGCGACTGGGGGTACAAGGGGTGGGTCATGTCGGACTGGGGTGCTGTGCATGCCGTCACCGACGCCAATGGCGGGCTCGACCAGGAGTCCGGCAGCTTCTTCGACCAGCCGAACGGCGGTCCGTTCTTTACCACCAGGCTCGAGCAGGCGATCCATGACGGAACGGTCAAGCCATCGCGCCTGCTCGACATGGCGCATCGGATCCTGCGTTCGGAGTTCGCCAACGGGCTGTTCGACGATCGCGTCACCAACATCGTTCCGATCGACGCCGCAGCCGACGCTGCGGTGGCACAGGCGGACGAGCAGGAAGGTATCGTCCTGCTGAAGAACGCGCACTCGACGTTGCCCTTGTCGAAAAAAATTGGATCCGTCGCGATCATCGGCTCGAACGCGGCCAACGGCGTACTGGAAGGCGGCGGTTCGTCCCAGGTCTGGCCGGTCGGCGGCCCGGCGGCACCGGTGGACGCCAGCAAGAGCTTTCCGCGCCCGCTGATCTGGAACCCCTCCTCGCCGATGGCGGCGATGAAGCGGGAAGCGCCGAACGCCACCTTTTCGTATGACACCGGCGCCGATCCGTCTGCCGCCGCAGCAGTTGCGGCCAAGGCGCAGGTGGCGATCGTGTTCGTCAACCAGAGGCTGGGCGAGAGCATCGATGCGGCCAGCCTGTCGCTACCGGCCGACCTGCAGACCAAGGCCGATCAGGACGCGCTGGTGCGAGCGGTGGTCCGCGCAAACCCGAATACCATCGTGGTGGTCGAGAGCGGCGGGCCGGTGCTGATGCCTTGGCTTGCGCAGGTGATGGGCGTGCTTGAAGCCTGGTATCCGGGCTCGGGCGGGGGCGCTGCAATCGCCAACGTGCTGTTCGGAGACGTGAACCCGTCCGGCCACCTGCCGCTGACCTTCCCCGCGTCGGAATGCCAGCTGCCACGGCCGGTGCTCGATGTCGGCACGCCCACCAACCGGAACTTCCCGATCGACTACACTGTCGAAGGTGCCGCGGTCGGCTACAAATGGTTCCAGAAAAAGCACCTGACGCCGCTGTTCCCGTTCGGCTACGGGCTCAGCTACACCACCTTCTCCTACGGCGAACTGCACGCGACGTCGGGCAACGCCCTCACCGCCACCTTCACCGTCACCAACACCGGCGCCAGGGCGGGATATGCGGTGCCGCAGCTCTATCTCGGCCTGCAGGGACGCGGTGAGGCACCGACCCGACTCGTCGGCTTCGCCAAGGTCATGCTGCAGCCACACCAGAGCCGATCGGTCAGCATCACCGCCGACCCGCGCCTGCTGGCCGAGTTCGATGGCACCAACGACCGCTGGGTCGTGAAAGCCGGGCACTATCCGCTCTATCTCGGCACCTCGGCGAACGACATCGTCCGCACCGGCACCACCACCCTCAGCAGCCAAAGCCTGGCTCCCTGA
- the mrdA gene encoding penicillin-binding protein 2, giving the protein MKRLPRGLLPGRLFSGKSRAKGVRPGRAPKESPSRGIFTRRALLLMAAQVGALGALGDRLYRLQVADGRKYAALAENNRVNTRMLSPPRGRILDRFGASLAGNKVNWRALLLAEKTTDVGATLDRFSAILPLDEHERARITRELKHGRKYIPVVVRDFLTWDDMARIEVNAPDLPGILVDVGTTRLYPQGPLLAHVVGYVAPPNEKDVAADPNLALPGMRVGRAGIEQFHDVGLRGTAGSVQMEVDSVGRVMGQINRREGIQGEAVGLSIDLGLQQAVLGYVGDQSASAVVMDCRNGEVLAMVSTPSFDPSLFDSGVSQAQWVEWTNDQRTPLINKSVAGLYPPGSTFKPAVAMAALQSGSLSPSDRIFCPGYLDVGGTRFHCWAKHGHGSLDLHGGIKFSCDVFFYETARRTGMDAIAAAAHRFGLGTSLDIELPHQRIGLIPTPAWQHSKGRHWNGGDTIVSGIGQGYVQVTPLQLATYASRIATGRAVQPHLTRQINGVIQPAGNPLHWPELGLPEAHLAALRAGMYAVVNEPHGTAPKARLSLAGIQMAGKTGSAQVRRVSRWLRESGHFNSAKLPWEFRPHALFICFAPYDAPRYAAAIVVEHGNAAAEVAAPLARDIMTVTLTRDPANRREAPGQRVADAI; this is encoded by the coding sequence ATGAAGCGGCTGCCCAGAGGCCTGCTTCCGGGGCGACTGTTTTCGGGGAAGTCGCGCGCCAAAGGCGTCCGCCCGGGTCGTGCCCCGAAGGAAAGCCCGTCGCGCGGAATCTTTACCCGGCGGGCCTTGCTGTTGATGGCGGCCCAGGTCGGGGCACTCGGTGCGCTCGGCGACCGGCTCTATCGGCTCCAGGTGGCCGATGGCCGGAAATACGCGGCACTTGCCGAAAACAACCGTGTCAACACGCGCATGCTTTCGCCGCCGCGTGGCCGCATCCTGGACCGGTTCGGCGCGAGCCTGGCCGGCAACAAGGTCAACTGGCGGGCGCTGCTCCTGGCGGAGAAGACCACCGACGTCGGCGCCACGCTCGACCGCTTCTCGGCCATCCTGCCGCTGGACGAGCACGAGCGGGCCCGTATCACCCGCGAACTCAAGCACGGCCGCAAATACATCCCGGTGGTGGTCCGCGACTTCCTGACCTGGGACGACATGGCGCGGATCGAGGTCAACGCGCCCGACCTGCCCGGAATCCTGGTCGATGTCGGCACCACCCGCCTGTATCCCCAGGGCCCGCTGCTGGCGCATGTGGTCGGCTACGTGGCGCCTCCCAACGAGAAGGATGTCGCTGCCGACCCGAACCTGGCTCTGCCCGGCATGCGGGTCGGGCGTGCCGGCATCGAGCAGTTCCACGATGTCGGCCTGCGCGGCACCGCCGGCTCGGTGCAGATGGAGGTGGATTCCGTTGGCCGGGTGATGGGCCAGATCAACCGTCGCGAGGGCATCCAGGGCGAGGCGGTCGGCCTCTCGATCGATCTCGGCCTGCAGCAGGCGGTGCTCGGCTATGTCGGCGACCAGTCCGCCAGCGCCGTGGTGATGGATTGCCGCAACGGCGAGGTGCTGGCGATGGTGAGCACGCCGTCGTTCGACCCGAGCCTGTTCGATTCCGGCGTCAGCCAGGCGCAATGGGTCGAGTGGACCAACGACCAGCGTACGCCGCTGATCAACAAGAGCGTCGCCGGCCTGTATCCGCCCGGCTCGACCTTCAAGCCGGCCGTCGCAATGGCGGCGTTGCAGTCCGGCAGCCTGTCGCCGTCCGACCGGATCTTCTGCCCCGGCTACCTCGATGTCGGCGGCACCCGCTTCCATTGCTGGGCCAAGCACGGGCACGGCTCGCTCGACCTGCATGGCGGCATCAAGTTCTCCTGCGACGTGTTCTTCTACGAGACCGCCCGCCGTACCGGCATGGATGCGATCGCCGCGGCCGCGCACCGGTTCGGCCTCGGCACGTCGCTCGACATCGAGCTGCCGCACCAGCGCATCGGACTGATCCCGACTCCGGCGTGGCAGCATTCCAAGGGAAGGCACTGGAACGGCGGCGACACCATCGTCAGCGGCATCGGCCAGGGCTACGTCCAGGTGACGCCGCTGCAGCTTGCGACCTACGCGTCCCGCATCGCTACCGGCCGCGCGGTGCAGCCGCATCTGACCCGCCAGATCAACGGCGTCATACAGCCGGCCGGCAACCCGCTGCACTGGCCCGAGCTCGGGCTGCCGGAAGCCCATCTGGCCGCGTTGCGGGCTGGCATGTATGCGGTGGTGAACGAGCCACACGGCACGGCGCCGAAAGCCCGGCTATCGCTCGCCGGCATCCAGATGGCGGGCAAGACCGGCTCGGCTCAGGTTCGCCGGGTCAGCCGGTGGCTGCGCGAGAGCGGCCATTTCAATTCGGCCAAGCTGCCCTGGGAGTTCCGGCCGCACGCGCTGTTCATCTGCTTCGCGCCGTACGACGCACCGCGCTATGCGGCCGCGATCGTCGTGGAGCACGGCAACGCAGCCGCCGAGGTCGCAGCGCCACTCGCCCGCGACATCATGACCGTGACGCTCACCCGCGATCCGGCCAACCGTCGCGAAGCGCCGGGACAGCGGGTCGCCGACGCGATCTGA
- the mreD gene encoding rod shape-determining protein MreD: MSRQPRPERHPGIRPRPTIWRRLDAAGRRALPAAFSVLLVLLLCAPLGLPEQQALLPGTTMASVFFWSVFRPASMPAAVVFMLGLLYDLLSFSPPGIAILTLLIVHACGLGWRHGLARQGFLLVWMVFLLVAAGVIGLDWALMSAFSQRLLPPQPALFELALATGLYPLLSALFTWAHRGIADPTLA; the protein is encoded by the coding sequence ATGTCGCGACAGCCACGCCCGGAACGGCATCCGGGCATCAGGCCACGGCCGACCATCTGGCGCCGCCTCGACGCCGCGGGCCGGCGTGCGCTTCCGGCCGCCTTCAGCGTGCTGCTGGTGCTGTTGCTGTGTGCGCCGCTGGGCCTGCCGGAACAGCAGGCTTTGCTGCCGGGCACCACGATGGCCTCGGTGTTCTTCTGGTCGGTGTTCCGGCCGGCCTCGATGCCGGCGGCGGTCGTGTTCATGCTCGGCCTGCTCTACGACCTGCTCAGTTTCTCGCCGCCGGGTATCGCCATCCTGACGCTGCTGATCGTGCATGCCTGCGGGCTCGGCTGGCGTCATGGACTGGCCCGACAGGGGTTTCTGCTGGTCTGGATGGTGTTCCTGCTGGTGGCTGCCGGCGTGATCGGGCTCGACTGGGCGTTGATGTCGGCGTTCAGCCAGCGACTGTTGCCGCCGCAACCTGCCTTGTTCGAACTGGCACTCGCCACCGGCCTCTATCCGCTGCTTTCGGCGCTGTTTACCTGGGCGCATCGCGGCATCGCCGACCCCACGCTGGCGTAG
- the mreC gene encoding rod shape-determining protein MreC has translation MFRLSIQLRQALAKLTLPLLVALACCVMLLGQADRRVAEQARVAMSDAVAPLYSLLARPIDGLRGIAGETRHLVAVSAENQRLREENLKLRRWYDVAMALQAENATLKANLNWIPEPAPSFVTARAVADTSQFYARSILLSVAPGQILANHVTLSKDMVAVDAAGLVGRVTEVGSRSARVMLITDMSSRVPVSLESSHAAAIMEGTNAAAPRLTSYPEDVHPEEGERVVTNNVTNVFPAGLPVGTVHYIGPNNPVVEPYAQLGHVVVVRLFDYGLAAITPPDSPGRPASGGSSQHTVPKGAVGGSRNLIRGSANSIEAPGDGALPVTRPGRLPIDTGTAAAVIERG, from the coding sequence GTGTTCCGTCTGTCGATCCAGCTGCGCCAGGCTCTGGCCAAGCTGACGCTGCCGCTGCTCGTGGCCCTGGCCTGCTGTGTCATGCTGCTGGGCCAGGCCGACCGCCGCGTCGCCGAACAGGCGCGGGTCGCCATGTCGGATGCGGTGGCGCCGCTCTATTCGCTGCTGGCACGCCCGATCGATGGGCTGCGTGGCATTGCCGGCGAGACCCGCCACCTGGTCGCGGTCTCTGCCGAGAACCAGCGTCTGCGGGAGGAAAACCTGAAGCTTCGTCGCTGGTATGATGTCGCGATGGCGCTTCAGGCAGAGAACGCCACGCTGAAAGCCAACCTGAACTGGATCCCCGAACCGGCGCCCTCGTTCGTCACAGCCCGCGCGGTGGCCGATACCAGCCAGTTTTATGCACGTTCGATCCTGCTGTCGGTGGCTCCCGGCCAGATCCTGGCGAACCACGTCACCCTGTCGAAGGACATGGTCGCGGTCGATGCGGCCGGACTGGTCGGACGGGTCACCGAGGTCGGTTCGCGCTCGGCACGCGTCATGCTGATCACCGACATGAGCAGCCGGGTCCCGGTGTCGCTGGAATCGTCTCATGCGGCGGCGATCATGGAAGGGACCAACGCGGCCGCGCCCCGCCTGACCAGCTATCCCGAAGACGTGCATCCCGAGGAAGGCGAGCGCGTCGTGACCAACAACGTCACCAATGTGTTCCCGGCCGGGCTTCCGGTCGGCACCGTCCACTATATCGGCCCGAACAATCCGGTGGTCGAACCTTATGCCCAACTCGGTCACGTCGTGGTGGTCAGGCTGTTCGACTATGGCCTTGCCGCGATCACCCCACCGGACTCGCCGGGCCGGCCGGCCTCCGGGGGAAGCAGCCAGCATACCGTGCCCAAGGGTGCGGTCGGCGGATCCAGGAACCTTATCCGCGGATCGGCCAACAGCATCGAGGCGCCCGGCGACGGAGCGTTACCGGTCACCCGGCCCGGCCGTCTGCCGATCGATACCGGCACGGCCGCGGCTGTGATCGAACGCGGGTGA
- a CDS encoding rod shape-determining protein has translation MFSRLLGLMSNDMAIDLGTANTLVYVKGRGVVLDEPSVVAIADVRGKKQVLAVGNEAKSMVGRTPGNITAIRPLRDGVIADFEVAEEMIKHFIRKAHNRRSFASPMIIVCVPSGSTAVERRAIQESAESAGARKVLLIEEPMAAAIGAGLPVTEPSGSMIVDIGGGTTEVAVISLGGIVYARSVRVGGDKMDEAIISYIRRNYNLLIGESSAEKIKIELGAAKPPDDENEYGPWKEVRGRDLMNGVPREVVVGQRHIAEALAEPVSQIVDAVKTALENTPPELAADIVDKGIVLTGGGALLYRLDEVLRDATGLPVVVAENPLSCVALGTGRALEEMKRLRNVLTTMY, from the coding sequence ATGTTTTCTCGCCTGCTGGGCTTGATGTCGAACGACATGGCCATCGATCTCGGCACTGCCAACACGCTGGTCTACGTCAAGGGCCGCGGCGTGGTGCTCGACGAGCCGTCGGTGGTGGCGATCGCCGATGTGCGCGGCAAGAAGCAGGTGCTGGCGGTCGGAAACGAGGCCAAGAGCATGGTCGGCCGCACGCCCGGAAACATCACCGCCATCCGGCCGCTGCGCGACGGGGTTATCGCCGACTTCGAGGTCGCTGAGGAGATGATCAAGCATTTCATCCGCAAGGCCCACAACCGCCGCAGCTTCGCCAGCCCGATGATCATCGTGTGCGTGCCGTCCGGCTCGACCGCAGTCGAGCGCCGCGCGATCCAGGAGAGCGCCGAGAGCGCCGGCGCCCGCAAAGTGCTGCTGATCGAGGAGCCGATGGCCGCCGCGATCGGCGCCGGCCTGCCGGTGACCGAACCGTCCGGCAGCATGATCGTCGATATCGGCGGCGGCACCACCGAGGTCGCGGTGATCTCGCTCGGCGGCATCGTGTATGCGCGCTCGGTACGGGTCGGTGGCGACAAGATGGACGAGGCGATCATCTCCTACATCCGTCGCAACTATAACCTCCTGATCGGCGAGAGCTCGGCGGAAAAGATCAAGATCGAGCTCGGGGCCGCCAAGCCGCCGGACGACGAGAACGAGTATGGCCCCTGGAAGGAAGTCAGGGGCCGCGACCTGATGAACGGGGTGCCGCGGGAGGTCGTGGTCGGCCAGCGCCATATCGCCGAGGCCCTTGCCGAGCCGGTCAGCCAGATCGTCGATGCGGTGAAAACCGCGCTCGAGAACACCCCGCCGGAGCTCGCGGCGGATATCGTCGACAAGGGCATCGTGCTCACCGGCGGCGGCGCTCTGCTCTATCGGCTCGACGAGGTGCTCCGTGATGCCACCGGCCTGCCGGTCGTGGTGGCGGAAAATCCGCTATCCTGCGTGGCACTCGGCACCGGGCGGGCCCTTGAGGAAATGAAGCGGCTGCGCAACGTGCTCACAACGATGTATTAA
- a CDS encoding YMGG-like glycine zipper-containing protein gives MSHCLNMRPRRNALLGGLAVTGLLLTGCTDPYDPGQRAVGGGLLGAGAGAALGAVAGGGRGAAIGALAGGAVGAVGGAATTPSPGYGQGGYAQPVYAQPQYVQPGYAQPEYQQQGYAQPGYAQPGYQQPGYAQPGYAQPGDAQPGYQQQGYAQPGYGQEQPGPQPGEGYAY, from the coding sequence ATGTCCCACTGCCTGAACATGAGGCCTCGCCGGAACGCTCTGCTGGGTGGTCTGGCCGTGACCGGGCTTTTGTTGACCGGCTGCACCGATCCGTATGATCCGGGTCAGCGGGCTGTAGGCGGTGGACTGCTCGGGGCCGGAGCCGGCGCTGCACTCGGAGCAGTCGCCGGTGGCGGCAGGGGTGCGGCAATCGGTGCACTGGCTGGTGGCGCGGTCGGTGCGGTCGGCGGTGCGGCGACGACGCCGTCCCCCGGGTATGGCCAGGGTGGATATGCCCAGCCAGTCTATGCACAGCCGCAATATGTCCAGCCCGGCTACGCTCAACCTGAATACCAGCAGCAAGGCTATGCCCAGCCTGGCTATGCTCAACCCGGTTATCAGCAACCTGGCTATGCCCAGCCCGGTTATGCACAGCCTGGCGACGCTCAGCCCGGTTATCAGCAACAAGGCTACGCCCAGCCTGGCTACGGACAGGAACAACCGGGACCGCAGCCGGGCGAGGGGTACGCTTACTGA
- a CDS encoding cation:proton antiporter: MDDIAYPILLAGLGALALLVAWLPLVLKSLPLSLPILCVGLGYAIFSIPGVPLLLDPLAPSGGAEHLAELVVLISLMGAGLKLDRPVSWHGWTVTWRLIFITMPVSIAFLTILGWWMLGLGFGACLLLGGALAPTDPVLAGDIQVGPPGSGETDEVRFSLTSEAGLNDAAAFPFILLALGIVGPNTTWISHWFEVDVVLRTVIGLAIGLAGGKLLGWLAFRIPKVAQLSSTGEGFVSLAATLLVYGICQIVGGYGFVAVFLTAITFRHMAHRHKYHKTLHGFAESVEHLLTMVVLLLLGGAFAHGLLQALQWQDAAFGLMAVFVLRPLAGMIGLTGLRHRSSGRAWFWDERAIISFFGIRGIGSIYYLVFALNHHAWAAQARMQAIIGFIVLLSIVIHGISVTPAMGWLDRQRRRRPSAPLSIAE; this comes from the coding sequence ATGGATGACATCGCCTACCCGATCCTGCTTGCCGGCCTTGGTGCGCTGGCCCTGCTCGTGGCATGGCTGCCGCTGGTGCTGAAAAGCCTGCCGCTGTCGTTGCCGATCCTGTGCGTCGGCCTTGGCTACGCGATTTTCTCGATCCCGGGCGTGCCGCTGCTGCTCGACCCGCTGGCGCCCAGCGGCGGCGCCGAGCACCTGGCCGAGCTGGTGGTGCTGATCTCGCTCATGGGCGCGGGCCTGAAGCTGGACCGGCCGGTGAGCTGGCACGGCTGGACGGTGACCTGGCGGCTGATCTTCATCACCATGCCGGTGTCGATCGCCTTCCTGACCATACTCGGCTGGTGGATGCTGGGACTGGGCTTCGGCGCCTGCCTGCTGCTGGGCGGGGCCTTGGCGCCGACCGACCCGGTGCTGGCGGGAGATATCCAGGTCGGGCCGCCCGGCAGCGGCGAGACCGACGAGGTGCGCTTCTCGCTCACCTCCGAAGCCGGGCTGAACGATGCGGCCGCATTCCCCTTCATCCTCCTGGCGCTCGGCATCGTCGGGCCGAACACCACCTGGATCAGCCACTGGTTCGAAGTCGACGTGGTGCTGCGCACGGTCATCGGTCTGGCGATCGGCTTAGCCGGGGGCAAGCTGCTCGGCTGGCTCGCGTTCCGTATTCCCAAAGTCGCGCAGCTCTCGAGCACCGGCGAGGGCTTCGTATCGCTGGCGGCAACGCTGCTGGTATACGGGATCTGCCAGATAGTCGGCGGCTACGGCTTCGTCGCGGTGTTCCTGACCGCGATCACCTTCCGGCACATGGCGCACAGGCACAAATACCACAAGACGCTGCACGGCTTCGCGGAGAGCGTCGAACACCTGCTGACGATGGTCGTATTGCTGTTGCTGGGCGGGGCGTTCGCGCATGGCCTGCTGCAGGCGCTGCAGTGGCAGGACGCCGCGTTCGGGCTGATGGCGGTGTTCGTGCTGCGACCGCTCGCCGGCATGATCGGGCTGACCGGTCTGCGCCATCGCAGCAGCGGGCGCGCCTGGTTCTGGGACGAACGCGCCATCATCAGCTTCTTCGGGATCCGCGGGATCGGCTCGATCTACTACCTGGTGTTCGCGCTCAACCACCATGCCTGGGCCGCGCAGGCCCGGATGCAGGCGATCATCGGCTTCATCGTGCTGCTGTCGATCGTGATCCACGGCATCAGCGTGACCCCGGCAATGGGTTGGCTCGACCGGCAGCGACGCCGGCGGCCCTCAGCACCACTATCGATCGCGGAGTGA
- the purD gene encoding phosphoribosylamine--glycine ligase: MRVLLVGSGGREHALALTLSRSPALDALFTAPGNPGTALFGTNVAIVVDDVPSLVAFATAERIDLVIPGPEAPLVAGLADACLVAGIACAGPTAQAARLEGSKTFSKEICDAAGIPTARWERFDDAASARAFVRRRGAPIVVKADGLAAGKGVVVAQTVAEAEAAIGAMMEQSSLGEAGVSVVIEECLEGDEVSLFAFCDGETAVLIGAAQDHKRIGEGDTGPNTGGMGAVSPPAFFDPATQEQALDLLVRPMLREMVRRGTPFRGVIFAGLMLTTRGPELIEYNIRFGDPEAQALLPRLRTDLLPALVAMCDGTLARADLRFADEASVAVVMAGRGYPGTPATGAPIRGIERAEAMTGVRVFQAATTHDAAGTLVGNGGRVLTVVATAPTLEAARDAAYAGVAAIDWPDAIWRRDIGVRALQRALAADLEIATSRT, translated from the coding sequence ATGCGAGTGTTGCTGGTAGGGTCGGGCGGGCGGGAACACGCATTGGCGCTGACGCTCAGCCGGTCACCGGCGCTCGACGCGCTGTTCACCGCCCCGGGCAATCCCGGCACCGCCCTGTTCGGCACCAATGTCGCGATCGTGGTGGACGATGTCCCTTCGCTGGTCGCCTTCGCCACGGCCGAGCGCATCGACCTGGTGATCCCCGGCCCTGAGGCGCCGCTGGTCGCGGGGCTCGCCGATGCCTGCCTGGTGGCCGGCATCGCCTGTGCCGGACCGACCGCCCAGGCCGCGCGGCTCGAGGGCAGCAAGACCTTCAGCAAGGAAATCTGCGATGCCGCGGGCATCCCGACCGCGCGCTGGGAGCGGTTCGACGATGCCGCATCCGCCCGTGCGTTCGTGCGTCGCCGCGGCGCCCCGATCGTGGTCAAGGCGGACGGGCTGGCGGCGGGCAAGGGCGTGGTCGTGGCGCAGACGGTGGCCGAGGCGGAAGCGGCGATCGGCGCGATGATGGAGCAGTCGAGCCTTGGCGAGGCTGGTGTCTCGGTGGTGATCGAGGAGTGCCTGGAAGGCGACGAGGTGTCGCTGTTCGCGTTCTGCGACGGCGAGACCGCGGTGCTGATCGGTGCGGCCCAGGACCACAAGCGGATCGGCGAGGGCGATACCGGCCCGAACACCGGCGGCATGGGCGCCGTGTCGCCGCCCGCCTTCTTCGATCCCGCCACGCAGGAGCAGGCGCTCGACCTGCTGGTGCGGCCGATGCTGCGAGAGATGGTCCGTCGCGGCACGCCGTTCCGCGGGGTGATCTTCGCCGGGCTGATGCTGACCACGCGCGGTCCGGAGCTGATCGAATACAATATCCGCTTCGGCGACCCCGAGGCGCAGGCGCTGCTGCCGAGACTGCGTACCGACCTGTTGCCGGCACTGGTCGCGATGTGCGACGGCACGCTCGCCCGGGCCGACCTGCGCTTTGCCGACGAGGCGTCGGTTGCCGTGGTGATGGCCGGCCGGGGCTATCCCGGCACTCCCGCCACCGGCGCGCCGATCAGGGGCATCGAGCGGGCCGAGGCGATGACCGGCGTGCGGGTGTTCCAGGCGGCCACGACGCACGACGCCGCCGGCACCCTGGTCGGCAACGGCGGCCGCGTGCTGACGGTGGTGGCGACCGCGCCGACCCTGGAAGCCGCCCGCGATGCGGCCTACGCCGGCGTTGCCGCGATCGACTGGCCCGACGCGATCTGGCGCCGCGACATCGGCGTCAGGGCTCTTCAGCGCGCCCTCGCCGCCGACCTGGAGATCGCCACGTCCCGGACCTGA